gtcaaaattcacttttctttttttttcatcagaaAATATTAGAACTAtactatatatagtatatatactatatagtaTACTATATTACACCTGCATGCCACAAGGCGTACCCGAAGATTAAGACCTGGTGCGTGGAGGAGTTTATTGTGGTCACACTAAAGCATGCCCCACACACCATTTAGGAAGTTAACTGCGtggttgttgtgagaacacttgtGATCCCCGGTCACATCAAGGGAGGCAAATATTAGGCTTATAGGCGAATATTAATAGGAAATTCTTATCTTGAAGAGAACAAACAACCATATTACATGGGAATTCTAGCGAAGTGGGTTTTGAAGTGAGTTGGTTTGGTCACGTAGTCATCTTGACTCACACTCCAGTTCAGAAGGTGGCGGTAATGCATCATAGCTAAGTTGTTAGCTGACCGCCCAAAAAAACAAGACGAAGAAGAAGCCGATTTGGTTTGAATTCACCAATCACGTTAAAGCATTTCAGTCATTTAAACTGAGTGTCCAAGCACCAAGGAATCACAGTGAAGCCAGACCCGAAAGCCTGCAGACTTGTAAAGTTCTTCAAATTATTTTAAGTTTTAATACTGTTTCAACACATATCGGGGTGAGTAAAAAGTCAAATAAGTATCCAACTTGCCTGTCTAGTTAACACCTGTTAGGATCTTTCCTGTTTCAAGAACGTTGACGCGAATATTTAACTTTGCTTGCTCAAATGTCTGCTTTTTCCAAACTAATCAAGATTAAGCTACAATTATGATTGGCTAACGTTGCATGCATGTACTACCTGAAGGATTGTTAGCAACATAACCGCACAGATCATGTAATATTGAGGAAGTTGACGTTAGCTTTCGAGAAAACCAAGCCAAGACATTAACGTGTATTGTCTCCCCGTGTTAATACGCCTTTGAATCGCCGTATCTTAACGTTAACCTACCACTATCTTAACATTTAATATTCTACGCAACAGCGTGATTACGGAGGGTTATCGATATTAACATTGTATTTGCTAAATGGGGATAATTCCTGTTAACATTAGGAGGGCTGCGCAGCTTCAGCAGACGTTAGCCAGCCAAGATATGTGACCAACACATTTTCATGAATGCATTTAGCGGTTTGTTTGGAAATCTAGTGACTAATATTGATGGAACAATCAAACTAAGACGGTGTGAATGATGGGTGACACAGATTACACCATTGCCAGTTAAATGTTTACAACGACCCTTTAAACCAACTAGCCTAACGGTCAATATGGACACTTTTGGTCCATTTTGGCGAGATATAGAACATGTTTGTTATATCGCTTTGGTAAACATTAGCGTATGTGCTTAAGATTGCAAATGTTTTCATCCCTGTACTCAGAACATCGAGAAACATTGTCACCATGGCCCAGTTTGGTTTCGAGAACGACATTCACAACGTTCTGAAGCTTGACATGCCAATTACAAATGCTCCAATGGCCAGGTGGCAGAGGAAAGCATCTACATCGTCAGCTAAGGCTCCTCTTTCACCTGGAAACCGATCAGTCAGTTCATCCAAGACCCCCAACAAAACGCCAGGTATACTCAAGAATGACGTGATTTTAAATTCCATAATAATATTAAAGCAAGTCTCTGGTTCCTTTTGTAAGAGAATGTTTGTTTTCCCTTGATTAGGTAAAAATGGGAAAACTCAGTCTACACCTTCGAAAGTAGGCGGTGACCGATACATTCCCACTCGAAATAACAAACAGATGGATGTGGCCAGCTTTTTGCTGTCAAAGGAGAATGACCAGATTGAGGCAAACACATCAACGGTATAGTCCCTTTTCCTTGTAGTGGCCTTTACTTGATCAGGAAATGCTTTCAATCCCTCTTGTTGTCTGATCAAAAATGTCGTCTTTTTTTTGGGCAGCAAAACCAAAAGGCTTGGTCTCTGAACCTTAATGGATATGACCTTGAGGAGGCAAAGATCTTGCACTTGAGTGGAAAACCACTCAATGCACCTGAAGGTATATCTGTACACAACAACTAGTACTTGGATTTTTCATGtgcatcacacatacacccagacaTGATGAGAGCCTGGCAAAAGATGTCACATTTTTCTGGAAGACACGCGTGCATATTTTATTACATACTCTTTCAGCTGATGAACACGCTATTTaaagagcacagaagggagggggatAACTTGTTTGGCCGTTgagctaaaatatcaacaactttcCACCAGAATGGCAGAATGTACTTTTAATATTTGGACAGTACACTATTATAAAAACAAATGGACAGTACACTATTTCTCCATGTTAACAGACCCATTTTCTCACCTCAGGTTATCAGAATAATTTAAAAGTACTCTACAGTCAAGTGCCCACACCGGCCTCTTCCAAGAAAAGCAGATACATCTCGACTGTGCCAGAGCGTATCCTTGATGCCCCGGACATCCGAAATGATTTCTGTGAGTTTATTAGTATTAAATACAATTGATTCTTCATTACATGTAgttatttgagttttttttttttattttttaattttttatttaaatgaccAAATTTATGACTCATTGTATATCTGCATCTAATGACTGGACCTAGGACTCAAATTGTACATCTGCATGTACTTATGACTCACATTACAGATCTGCATCTGATGGACTGGGGTAGCCGTAACATATTGGCTGTGGGCCTGAGTAACACAGTCTATTTATGGGATGCGGCCACTGGTACCATAATGCTTTTGATGAGGATGGAGCCAGATGATTACGTCAGCTCAGTATCGTGGAGCAAAGATGGGACTTTTCTCGCTGTAGGCACCAGTGATTGTAAAGTGCAGGTATAGTAACTGTtccttgttttgattttttgcCAGAAAATTGAATTTGTTGACCGTCATAAGTGTGTCTACCTAGGCTtctctgtaaatgtaaatttccCAACATTTATATGTAGTTGTGGGATGTGGAACACCAGAAACGACTACGCAGCATGTCCAGTCACACAGCCAGAGTCAGCACTCTCTCCTGGAATGACCACGTCCTTACAAGGTACAGTCATCTGTCAAATATGCTGAAAAGATGCTAGCTAGGAACCCATTGACTGTACTATTCTCTCAACATAGGAGAGCTTAATGCAAAGCTCTTTTCCGTTGTTAGAAGATGAGAGATTctcgtaacacaatccttattaGTGCCTAATCCTAGTGGCAAGCTTGGCGCACCCTCACACAATGCACAGTAACTACTGGAAGCCGGGAAGTTTGTTCTCTTTTGTGTGCTCTGCCAAAGGTAGAACGGCAAAGAAGTAAGTGGTTGGAACAAGAGACGGAACAGTGGTAAAACTGTATTTCTAACATTTTACTGCATGTCCGACACCCAACCGGAGTAGTAGgcattattatttcatttgagATTTAAACAAACAAGGAAGTGAGTTCAAGTGTGGAGGAGTTGACTGTAGCTAAATCGTAGACCTAGTGATTAGCTGTTGGCTTCTCTGCTAACTTACCAACTGATCTCATTGTGTTATTGTTTTGCTAATCAGCTTCAGGCCCACTCTTACCTAAAATTGTGTGGAAATATGGCGATAGTTTTCTCGATCACTAGATGTTGAACAGTGTTCAAATTCTTTTCGAGCAGTACTTTGCTTTAGAAATCAAAGTCCGGTAGTTTTCACTTTAgttttgtgctgtgctgctctggTGTTTGACCATCAAAGCGCACCGGGCTCAtcggaaggggagggggggatctTTAAAGCTTTAACAGTGGTTCATacagggtgaatagagatgtacagtattgGCTCAACACCAGATTCTGCATTAAACTATTGACGACCATATCACAAGTGCAGCTGTTTTCAATCACTACCCTCTTCCTCACCATCTCATGTACCCACACCTTGCCCTTTGCTCCTATTTCTTTGAGGAATTCCACATGTTCTGCATGTGTTTAGGCCCTATCCCCTTAAGTTTAACCATATGCATTGGTGATTGTGGTGAAATTGTCAAACCAAATGGTGTGACCCATTTATGAAGTTGTATTGGCTCTTTCACAACATTTGAGGGTAAATCCGAGACAACCGTTACAGCCACCTTTTTATAAACATTAGTATCTAACCTGAACCAGTCACCCACCTTTTGAAGCCCCACTTAATTGGTCATCTATGCCTACAGTGCTAATTTGTCCTGTTTTAGCGATACATTGATCTAAAGCCAAGTCTAGTCCTCTTTGATCTCATCTTGTGTAGCTCACTTGCCCAGCACATCAGAAATGACTAGATAATTCCTGATATGACTAGCAAAACCTAAGCCAACTGCAGGAGAAATGGGCCAGTGTTAACTAATCAGACCAGTAACTAGtttgagaaaaaataaaaaaagcgaGAAAGCACTCAGTTGATCTTCATGACAAAATGTGACCAAACGGCTGGACCAACGGAGTACAGGTGGAAAAATGTATCTTAAACACCTGTGATGTTTTAGTAGACCCATCGAGGAGGAAATGATTGTGCCTTGCTATCACACATTCATAAGTTGAATTGCTGCTGATTTGTGTGTCAGCATTTGGTTTGACCTTTTTAACTAATGAAATGCTTCTTTTGCAGTGGATCAAGGTCTGGTCACATTCATCATCATGATGTCCGTGTAGCAGAACACCATATCTGTACCCTAATTGGCCACAGCCAGGAGGTTTGTGGGCTTAAGTGGTCCACCGACGGAAGGTTTTTAGCAAGTGGAGGCAATGACAACATGGTGTATGTCTGGCCAGGTGTCCAGGAGGGTACTGTCAACATGCAAACCCCTGTCCAGAGCTTCAGTGAACACCAGGGAGCTGTTAAGGTGAACAATTAATATGTTGCTGTGTTCTTTTGATTTGGAAGATTTTGGTGTTTTAATCCTTTCTTTTCACCAAATATTTTTCAATGAGTCCGCTCTGAATTCATAGCACTTTACATTTTGCTTTTTCCCCACTTAGGCATTGGCATGGTGTCCATGGCAAACAAATATCCTAGCATCCGGTGGTGGTACCAGTGACCGACACATACGTATTTGGAATGTTAGCAGTGGGAATTGCATGAGTGCACTGGACACACGTTCTCAGGTAAAATAAAGTTAAGAAATAATTCTAtacatgttgtgcatgtaaatcCATGGCTGCTAACTCACTGCACGCTAAAATCCACGCATTGTGGAACAGTTAAGTGATGGAAGGTTACGCAGAAAATCAGCAAATTCTCTCCTTTATTCTGATATTTAAAACATTGACACACAGAAGCAGCAGCCACTCAGCCATGATTTCATGTGGCATTCAGGAGAGGATTGGTGCCAGCGGCATAGTTAACCTTTTCTGTCATCCTTTATTATAATTGAATTGAGTGAGACAAACATTATTTGTgatttttaaaattattttaacacacacacatttgttcctTCTACCCTGTAGCCTTTCTGTTCTTGGTTTGCAGATATGAAATCACTTGACTATTCacacttttgttgttgtttttaatataGATATCCTCATTGCTGTTTGCACCAAACTACAAGGAGCTGATCTCTTCACATGGCTTTGCTCATGATAACATAATTATATGGAAGTATCCCTCTCTCACCAAAGTGGCAGAGCTTGAAGGTAGGTTGGACAGTTGGTGAAACTACTCTTTTTGGGGAAAAATCAAAAAAGATAATGTCGTTTTACTTtacaaagtgtgtgtattttaatcCACCAATGTTCTCACTtcaatgtgtgttcattttgcTCCTTTAGGCCATGAAGGCAGAGTTCTGAATATGGCCCTCAGTCCAGATGGCTCCACAGTGGCCAGTGTGGCTGCTGATGAAACGGTCCGATTGTGGAACTGCTTCGAAAAAGATCCAGTTAAAAAGACGACGCAACCCACCAGCAGCATTATCCATCAGCCGATTCGTTAGATCTACAGCCTGTGCTTATGTATACTGCAGGAGaatacttttaaaactttgtacaaatattattttctctttttcttcaatAAAGGATGTCCCCTACTGGTGACGTGGTTTTATATGAGGGACTCGATTCAATGTTGTTGCAGACTTCCAGCAATGTTACATGGGCAAGCTTATTTTATTTGCGGAAAAATGATGGTTGCTGCAGTGCACAATATTTTGTGACTCCTTCGGTTGGTTACACTACCCATTTTATACATTCAGTACTTAAGTATTTAAAGGGACTTCTTCCTAAAAGACACACATCTGGAAAATTGTtgaaaagaaacaaattaaGTCCAAtgctatatttaaaaaaaaaaaaaaatggggatATTCATTGACATGCTGATATATTTAAATTTTAGCAAAAAAAGTGGTTTCCAAAGTCAAGTGATGGATCGTGTCCAAAACCTTGGCTACCTGtcagacaacaattgcaacaTGATTGCATCAAATTAGAATAATTTACTTTGGAGCACAATCAAAAACTGTCCAGCTTAGCAACCACAGACAAACCAAAACTTGAGTCATTTTGATCGATAGTATAAAATCTTCACATTTTCAGTGCTTTGCTGGCTGAACACTTGATTTAATATCCCAATTTAGTGTAGGCGTACCTCATCGGCTCTATAGCATCCCCTAGTTCAAAAATGCATATTTGACACCTTTAGAATGCTCAACTCAGTTTGAGAATTGTATTATTTGTGCAGTTGCGCTTTGGGTGTGGCTATTGTGCCCCCTAACATTTCTGAATGAGATGTTGGTTGCCGGTTAGTAACGAACAGTGGGGACATCATACTCACCAGCTAAGACATATTTCCTATTTGATTGTATTTGCTTGAGCTTTAAGGATTTGCTTTTAGACAGTATCTTGAATATCTTGTTTGGTCAAAGATCTTATTTTGAGTGGTATTTTAAATTAAACAAGCTTTTTTGGCTAGTCAGAAGGTTTTTAAGCTGTTATGTTATTTGTAAAAGATGAATCATCT
This window of the Clupea harengus unplaced genomic scaffold, Ch_v2.0.2, whole genome shotgun sequence genome carries:
- the cdc20 gene encoding cell division cycle protein 20 homolog codes for the protein MAQFGFENDIHNVLKLDMPITNAPMARWQRKASTSSAKAPLSPGNRSVSSSKTPNKTPGKNGKTQSTPSKVGGDRYIPTRNNKQMDVASFLLSKENDQIEANTSTQNQKAWSLNLNGYDLEEAKILHLSGKPLNAPEGYQNNLKVLYSQVPTPASSKKSRYISTVPERILDAPDIRNDFYLHLMDWGSRNILAVGLSNTVYLWDAATGTIMLLMRMEPDDYVSSVSWSKDGTFLAVGTSDCKVQLWDVEHQKRLRSMSSHTARVSTLSWNDHVLTSGSRSGHIHHHDVRVAEHHICTLIGHSQEVCGLKWSTDGRFLASGGNDNMVYVWPGVQEGTVNMQTPVQSFSEHQGAVKALAWCPWQTNILASGGGTSDRHIRIWNVSSGNCMSALDTRSQISSLLFAPNYKELISSHGFAHDNIIIWKYPSLTKVAELEGHEGRVLNMALSPDGSTVASVAADETVRLWNCFEKDPVKKTTQPTSSIIHQPIR